One region of Acaryochloris thomasi RCC1774 genomic DNA includes:
- a CDS encoding nucleotidyltransferase family protein, with product MNKAVLQRDLLQERLKTFMTQHGTEYHLHKLGFFGSYARNQATPDSDVDIVFATNQPNLFTTAVLKQELEALLDRPVDIVRLHPHLHPQFKARIEREAIYV from the coding sequence ATGAACAAAGCTGTACTACAACGCGATCTCCTCCAAGAACGCCTCAAAACCTTCATGACCCAACACGGAACCGAGTACCACCTACACAAGCTCGGCTTCTTTGGCTCCTACGCCCGCAACCAAGCCACCCCCGATAGTGACGTAGATATTGTATTTGCCACCAATCAGCCAAACCTATTCACAACAGCCGTACTCAAACAAGAGCTAGAAGCCCTGTTAGACCGTCCAGTTGATATCGTGCGTCTACACCCACATCTACATCCTCAATTCAAAGCTCGAATTGAACGAGAAGCCATCTATGTCTGA
- a CDS encoding element excision factor XisI family protein encodes MFLFIARLFPLDIKDEKIWIQAKNTDVEVDKELEEMGISRKEIVVGFHHPAMREHSDYAVP; translated from the coding sequence GTGTTTCTATTCATAGCTAGGCTATTTCCGCTTGATATCAAAGATGAAAAAATTTGGATCCAAGCAAAAAATACCGATGTTGAAGTTGATAAAGAACTAGAAGAGATGGGCATTTCTAGGAAAGAGATTGTAGTGGGTTTCCATCATCCTGCAATGCGCGAACATTCTGACTATGCTGTCCCGTAA